In one Variovorax sp. PBL-H6 genomic region, the following are encoded:
- a CDS encoding AI-2E family transporter, with protein MKRFCLSTALLVALLYQLQHFLPSLAWGGVLAIATWPLVQKLERRGFSNGGAVATVGMGLLLGFGLPALAVIDALSPEVAAASRYVHQLNATGLPSPDWLQRLPLFGGQAAAWWGAHLSAPGALLEMVSQVSGTSVLNATGKLGGIGAGLAANAFYILLSLLTFVVFQLNASVIVKHLDAAGAKLLPAEYAVVRRLLPLSLRGTALGLGSVALLEGVVLGIAYAIAGAPMPVLLAVLTGYLALIPGGAPLSFITVSLVLLAKGSTAAALGLALWGTVELFLVDKFVRPRIIGASVELPFLAVLFGLLGGVSTMGIIGLFVGPFLMTVLFHYLRAAAKP; from the coding sequence ATGAAACGCTTTTGCCTGTCCACCGCCCTTCTGGTCGCTTTGCTGTACCAGCTTCAGCACTTTCTCCCGTCGCTCGCCTGGGGCGGCGTGCTCGCCATCGCAACCTGGCCCCTCGTCCAAAAGCTCGAACGGCGTGGCTTTTCGAATGGTGGTGCAGTGGCCACAGTCGGCATGGGCCTGTTGCTGGGTTTCGGGTTGCCAGCGCTCGCGGTCATCGATGCGCTGAGCCCTGAAGTCGCGGCCGCCTCGCGGTACGTCCATCAATTGAATGCCACGGGGCTGCCTTCTCCGGACTGGCTGCAGCGTCTTCCCCTCTTTGGCGGGCAGGCGGCCGCCTGGTGGGGTGCGCATCTGTCTGCGCCTGGCGCTCTGCTCGAGATGGTCAGCCAGGTGTCCGGCACCTCGGTGCTCAACGCCACCGGCAAGCTGGGCGGGATAGGCGCCGGCCTTGCAGCCAATGCGTTTTACATCCTGCTGAGCCTGCTGACCTTCGTGGTCTTCCAGCTGAACGCCTCGGTCATCGTGAAGCATCTCGACGCCGCTGGAGCCAAGCTGCTGCCTGCCGAATATGCGGTCGTACGTCGCCTGCTTCCCCTGTCCCTGCGCGGAACCGCGCTGGGCCTAGGCTCCGTTGCCCTCCTCGAGGGCGTGGTGCTGGGCATCGCCTACGCCATCGCCGGCGCTCCGATGCCGGTCCTCTTGGCCGTCCTGACCGGCTATCTTGCCCTGATTCCAGGGGGCGCTCCGCTCTCCTTCATCACGGTGAGCCTCGTCTTGCTTGCAAAAGGCAGCACCGCCGCGGCGCTCGGACTCGCGCTTTGGGGGACTGTGGAGCTGTTCCTTGTCGACAAGTTCGTTCGCCCACGCATCATCGGCGCGTCGGTGGAGCTCCCCTTCCTGGCAGTACTTTTTGGGCTGCTTGGCGGGGTGTCGACGATGGGCATCATCGGCCTATTCGTGGGGCCCTTCTTGATGACAGTGCTGTTTCACTACCTGCGCGCGGCAGCCAAGCCTTAG
- a CDS encoding fimbrial biogenesis chaperone, whose amino-acid sequence MKKLLAPLLLAIAASSAFAGQFTVAPLRMDLTDKAPAGSVSVTNDDAEPLRLKVSAVRWKQSAEGVDSYEPTDDVAFFPMEVEVAPGAKRVVRARIKRPAGTAETAYRLFLEEIPSAAGRVGASRLSVAVKFGVAVWHRPATETLALSFKPESFKDGQGQGWVVNNGNAHVRLTSLAADQVSFGELNPWYLLPGAARKVEFKTAGPACSAASLALVAETEEGNLPTALQGPLCAD is encoded by the coding sequence ATGAAGAAACTACTTGCTCCCCTCCTGTTGGCCATTGCTGCCTCCAGTGCATTCGCCGGCCAGTTCACCGTTGCGCCGCTACGCATGGACCTGACCGACAAGGCCCCAGCCGGCTCGGTGTCGGTGACGAACGACGACGCCGAACCGCTGCGCCTGAAGGTGAGCGCTGTGCGATGGAAGCAAAGCGCCGAAGGTGTGGACAGCTACGAGCCCACCGACGACGTGGCGTTCTTCCCGATGGAGGTGGAGGTCGCTCCAGGCGCGAAGCGTGTCGTTCGGGCGCGCATCAAGCGGCCCGCAGGCACCGCGGAGACAGCGTATCGCCTGTTCCTGGAGGAAATTCCCTCTGCCGCTGGCCGCGTCGGGGCTTCGCGACTTTCGGTGGCGGTCAAGTTTGGCGTCGCAGTGTGGCACAGGCCCGCGACCGAAACTCTGGCCCTGAGCTTCAAGCCGGAATCATTCAAGGACGGGCAAGGCCAGGGTTGGGTTGTCAACAATGGCAACGCGCACGTCCGCCTGACGAGCCTGGCAGCGGACCAGGTGTCCTTCGGCGAACTGAATCCTTGGTATCTGCTGCCGGGTGCCGCCCGCAAGGTCGAATTCAAGACAGCCGGCCCAGCCTGCAGTGCCGCAAGCCTGGCGCTGGTGGCAGAGACCGAGGAAGGCAACCTGCCGACGGCTCTACAGGGTCCGCTCTGCGCGGACTGA
- a CDS encoding Csu type fimbrial protein: protein MRKQVLAVLAATLLGSSAFAADNANVQVLANVQGTCKFLAAPDVNFGTLDPGAGGDVNAKTDVSFWCTKGANYTLNVGNGANFDSATTARRMKSATGDYIKYELSPVNASGIGTGRSTPLTFSMNALLRGSDYIDATVGEYQDTVQLTVTP from the coding sequence ATGCGCAAACAAGTCCTCGCCGTCCTGGCCGCCACCCTCCTCGGTTCGTCCGCCTTCGCGGCCGACAACGCCAACGTTCAAGTCCTGGCGAACGTGCAGGGCACCTGCAAGTTCCTGGCGGCCCCTGACGTCAACTTCGGCACGCTAGACCCGGGCGCCGGCGGCGACGTTAACGCCAAGACGGACGTGAGCTTCTGGTGCACGAAGGGTGCCAACTACACGCTGAACGTCGGCAACGGCGCGAACTTCGACTCCGCCACCACGGCTCGTCGCATGAAGAGCGCCACCGGCGACTACATCAAGTACGAGCTGAGCCCCGTGAACGCCTCGGGCATCGGCACCGGCCGCAGCACGCCGCTGACGTTCTCGATGAACGCCCTGCTGCGCGGCTCGGACTACATCGACGCGACCGTCGGCGAGTACCAGGACACAGTCCAGCTGACCGTCACCCCGTAA
- a CDS encoding RNA-guided endonuclease InsQ/TnpB family protein, whose protein sequence is MSLPSSPPLSTRVLRLRLKDKHAAVLRAMARDVNQVWNYCNDLGQQVLRREGRFMSGFDFQKYLNGASKAGLLVGSAVFQQVAEEFATRRRQFKKARLRWRISDPKRANRSLGWIPFKARSLRYKGGQVAFQGHLLSLWDSYGLAGHELGAGSISEDARGRWYLNVTVQVQPKAKPSPEGLKGALGADLGLKSHMTDSAGTSVDAQRFYRDLESKIASAQRAGKAHRVRALHAKVANRRKDFLHKLSTAQARGHAAVFVGDVNAATLAKTRMAKSVHDAGWSSYRTMLKYKCDDAGAWFAEVDESFSTQDCNICGTRAGPKGRAGLAVRQWTCPCCGASHDRDVNAARNILARGLVWLEKTFSAADSRSTKSAAAVNKVPGPSGLGAAAGHGRPAGGIPVL, encoded by the coding sequence GTGTCCCTTCCCAGCTCTCCCCCGCTTTCGACCCGTGTCCTTCGGCTTCGGCTGAAGGACAAGCATGCGGCCGTGCTGCGCGCTATGGCGCGCGACGTGAACCAGGTCTGGAACTACTGCAACGACCTCGGCCAGCAGGTGCTGCGCCGCGAAGGTCGCTTCATGAGCGGGTTCGACTTTCAGAAGTACCTCAACGGCGCAAGCAAAGCGGGCCTGCTCGTGGGCTCTGCGGTGTTCCAGCAGGTCGCTGAGGAGTTCGCCACGCGCCGGCGGCAGTTCAAGAAGGCGCGCCTGCGCTGGCGTATCTCCGACCCTAAGCGCGCGAACCGGAGCCTAGGGTGGATTCCTTTCAAGGCTCGCTCGCTGCGCTACAAGGGCGGGCAGGTGGCCTTCCAGGGCCACCTTCTGAGCCTGTGGGACAGCTACGGTCTCGCCGGCCACGAACTCGGGGCCGGCAGCATCAGCGAGGACGCGCGCGGACGCTGGTACCTGAACGTCACGGTCCAGGTGCAGCCGAAGGCCAAGCCGTCGCCCGAGGGCCTCAAAGGGGCCCTTGGAGCCGACCTGGGGCTCAAGAGTCATATGACCGACTCGGCGGGGACCTCGGTGGACGCCCAGCGCTTCTATCGCGACCTCGAGTCGAAGATTGCCAGCGCGCAGCGCGCTGGCAAGGCGCACCGGGTGCGTGCGCTGCACGCCAAGGTCGCCAATCGCAGGAAGGATTTCCTGCACAAGCTCTCCACCGCCCAGGCCCGCGGCCATGCGGCGGTCTTCGTCGGCGACGTCAATGCCGCTACCCTCGCGAAGACCCGAATGGCGAAATCCGTGCACGACGCGGGCTGGAGCAGCTACCGAACCATGCTCAAGTACAAGTGCGATGACGCAGGTGCTTGGTTCGCGGAGGTCGACGAATCCTTCTCCACCCAGGACTGCAACATCTGCGGCACCCGGGCCGGCCCCAAGGGCCGAGCAGGGCTCGCGGTGCGGCAATGGACCTGCCCCTGTTGCGGCGCGTCCCACGACCGCGATGTGAACGCGGCGCGCAACATCCTTGCGCGTGGGCTTGTTTGGTTGGAGAAGACGTTTTCCGCTGCGGATTCGCGCTCGACGAAGAGTGCGGCCGCAGTGAATAAGGTGCCTGGCCCTTCAGGGCTAGGTGCCGCGGCCGGGCATGGCCGTCCAGCAGGGGGAATCCCCGTCCTTTAG
- a CDS encoding glyoxalase superfamily protein: MYFETKKQAKTTVSALRRELKGFTKPASELSHSECLTILAKALGHKSWNELEAKLPDDSPLRAAAAKPVERKYPLKNTGQFDFVKPGEDGKPVHGSFMELIGACELVPGTCSAASATRRKDGLDFQGDGETELSWDEQHTERNAKGETLWLNGDCKIVPESALVLLPEDYEGDPEDDDLPWLEDEDELPVRDVLLAAYRTYFAEEGITLTETRSLPKTKALLEKAAAVIGFALTKWEIEALQHTSDAGTTGAVKPAEDVDLEMQAYRQVFNRLFADEGDEAGTPSVISKVMEALAKATLREQNKNAETFLRQNVSELFTLNGPYDGYCVAQLASELRARAKTAYERLVLKTRR, encoded by the coding sequence ATGTATTTCGAGACCAAGAAACAAGCCAAGACCACCGTGAGCGCTCTGCGCCGCGAACTCAAGGGCTTCACCAAGCCAGCTTCCGAACTGAGCCACAGCGAGTGCCTGACCATCCTGGCCAAGGCGCTTGGCCACAAGAGCTGGAACGAGCTGGAGGCAAAGCTTCCGGATGACAGTCCTCTGCGCGCTGCCGCAGCGAAGCCCGTCGAGCGGAAGTACCCGCTCAAGAACACGGGCCAGTTCGACTTCGTGAAGCCGGGCGAAGACGGCAAGCCGGTGCACGGCTCCTTCATGGAGCTCATTGGTGCCTGCGAATTGGTGCCGGGCACCTGCAGCGCTGCATCCGCTACGCGCCGCAAAGACGGGCTGGACTTCCAAGGCGACGGGGAAACCGAACTTTCCTGGGATGAGCAACACACGGAGCGTAATGCCAAGGGAGAAACGCTTTGGCTGAACGGCGATTGCAAAATCGTTCCTGAGTCAGCCCTTGTGCTGTTGCCCGAGGACTACGAAGGCGACCCCGAGGATGACGACCTTCCATGGCTCGAGGATGAAGACGAGCTTCCGGTGCGCGACGTCCTCTTGGCCGCCTACCGGACGTACTTTGCCGAGGAAGGCATCACGCTGACGGAGACCCGGAGTCTGCCAAAGACAAAGGCCCTCCTTGAGAAAGCCGCAGCCGTCATTGGCTTCGCGCTCACCAAGTGGGAAATTGAAGCGCTGCAGCATACGAGCGATGCCGGAACAACCGGCGCGGTGAAACCTGCTGAAGACGTCGACCTGGAAATGCAGGCCTATCGCCAAGTCTTCAACCGCCTCTTTGCCGACGAAGGTGACGAAGCGGGAACGCCCTCGGTGATTTCGAAGGTGATGGAGGCGCTTGCCAAGGCCACTCTGCGGGAACAGAACAAAAACGCCGAGACGTTCCTGCGGCAGAATGTGTCGGAACTCTTCACGCTCAACGGCCCGTACGACGGATATTGCGTTGCCCAACTGGCCTCCGAACTTCGCGCTCGGGCCAAGACGGCCTACGAACGGCTGGTTCTGAAGACCCGCCGCTAG
- the trpS gene encoding tryptophan--tRNA ligase, giving the protein MQTSSSVPSLPSRTVVLTGDRPTGPLHLGHYVGSLRARVELQHTADQFILLADMQALTDNFADPQKVTRNVLEVALDYLAVGIDPARSTIFIQSQVPELAELNMLLLNLVTVSRLERNPTIRREINLRGFERDIPAGFLTYPVSQAADITAFKATVVPVGDDQLPMIEQTNELVHRMNAIAGKEVLLECRAMLSSVSRLPGIDGKAKMSKSLGNSIAIGASPAEISAAVKKMFTDPNHLRVEDPGQVEGNVVFSFLDAFEPDQAALVELKAHYRRGGLGDGVLKKRLDALLQDALAPIRARREALATDRGAVLEVLRQGTEAARARAALTLGEVKRALGLSYF; this is encoded by the coding sequence ATGCAAACGTCTTCTTCTGTTCCTTCTCTCCCGTCCCGGACAGTCGTCCTCACAGGTGACCGGCCCACAGGCCCACTCCACCTGGGTCACTACGTCGGTTCCCTGCGTGCACGCGTCGAGCTGCAGCACACGGCAGACCAGTTCATCCTGCTGGCAGATATGCAGGCGCTGACGGACAACTTCGCCGACCCCCAAAAGGTCACGCGCAACGTGCTCGAGGTGGCGCTCGACTACCTGGCTGTCGGCATCGACCCGGCGAGGTCGACCATCTTCATCCAATCCCAAGTGCCCGAGCTGGCGGAGCTCAACATGCTGCTGCTCAACCTCGTTACGGTTTCTCGCCTCGAGCGTAATCCGACCATCCGTCGGGAAATCAACCTGCGAGGCTTTGAGCGCGACATTCCGGCGGGCTTTCTGACGTACCCTGTCAGCCAAGCAGCAGACATTACCGCCTTTAAAGCGACCGTGGTCCCCGTGGGAGACGACCAGCTGCCGATGATTGAGCAGACCAACGAGTTGGTGCACCGCATGAACGCCATTGCCGGCAAGGAGGTGCTGCTCGAGTGCAGGGCCATGCTTTCGAGCGTGAGCCGACTGCCCGGCATCGACGGCAAGGCCAAGATGAGCAAGTCGCTTGGCAACAGCATCGCGATTGGCGCCAGCCCGGCGGAAATCAGCGCCGCCGTCAAGAAGATGTTTACCGACCCAAACCACCTGCGCGTCGAGGACCCAGGTCAGGTCGAGGGAAACGTGGTGTTCTCGTTTCTCGACGCCTTTGAGCCCGACCAAGCCGCCCTGGTCGAGCTCAAGGCGCACTACCGGCGCGGCGGCCTTGGAGACGGTGTTCTCAAGAAGCGCCTGGACGCGCTTCTGCAGGATGCGCTCGCACCCATTCGCGCGCGCCGAGAAGCTCTGGCGACAGACCGCGGCGCTGTACTTGAGGTTCTGCGTCAGGGTACGGAGGCTGCCCGCGCGAGGGCAGCGCTGACGCTGGGGGAGGTGAAGCGCGCGCTGGGCTTGTCGTACTTCTGA
- a CDS encoding AAA family ATPase: MKPLSKPVRSLLRNVALGLALAAVAATSAYFLKKDEPKAPELTGVAQQMRAAPEEWSKVEKDGSELLSDLRADKVSAVGIAGSGILVATTSGEKYFVVDGRGSFAALAVGEAKNPEKKPFQLVVLPNSKVGSPDVEGAWLGTARDVAGLLLPLLLIGGLVFLVRKELGGNATLVEQPTGIRFDDVIGAMEAKNALKDVVAYLKDPKRFSALGGRPPCGVLALGGPGVGKTLLAKALAGECGASFIAINGGEFTSKFYGVGVQKVKGVFELARKNAPCILFIDEIDGIAKRTSSGSGPVESESNRIINQVLVEMDGFASNEGVIVVGATNLAENLDEALLREGRFDRRVTVRHPDVRDRAEIFKLYGKKLKLHGPMDWDQLARLTTGLSPATIAHIVNHAAIVAGRHASSGVEMHHFVESVETTRIGELNGAERALSDEERAYIAVHEAGHAITAAVLSYGNVEKVTILPRGGALGVTLVTQDEDKTLMLRSDMENHIVMLLGGRNAELEVFAEASSGASHDLQEASKLALDMVGRYGFGADGSLFSLGALPAQHAAQHVTAAVRQADILLKSLSETGKALLRVYRGALDALTDELLRDETVDGTRVLELVRQVRATR; this comes from the coding sequence ATGAAGCCACTTTCGAAACCAGTCCGCTCTCTCCTTCGCAATGTCGCTCTCGGCCTTGCCCTTGCCGCGGTAGCCGCCACCTCGGCCTATTTCCTCAAGAAGGATGAACCGAAGGCCCCCGAGCTCACCGGCGTAGCGCAGCAGATGCGGGCAGCCCCCGAGGAATGGTCCAAGGTCGAGAAGGACGGCTCGGAGCTTCTGAGCGACCTCCGCGCAGACAAGGTCTCCGCGGTGGGTATCGCCGGAAGCGGTATCCTGGTCGCCACGACCTCCGGGGAAAAGTACTTCGTGGTCGACGGTCGGGGCTCGTTCGCGGCTCTGGCGGTCGGCGAGGCAAAAAACCCCGAGAAAAAGCCGTTCCAGCTGGTCGTGCTGCCCAACTCCAAGGTAGGCTCGCCCGACGTGGAGGGTGCATGGCTCGGGACCGCGCGCGACGTGGCCGGTCTGCTGCTGCCGTTGCTCCTCATCGGGGGCCTTGTCTTCCTGGTGCGCAAGGAGCTTGGCGGGAATGCAACCCTTGTCGAGCAGCCCACGGGAATTCGATTCGATGACGTGATTGGTGCCATGGAGGCCAAGAACGCGCTCAAGGACGTGGTCGCCTACCTCAAGGACCCCAAACGGTTCTCGGCCCTTGGCGGGCGCCCACCCTGCGGCGTGCTGGCGCTAGGCGGGCCTGGCGTGGGCAAAACGCTGCTGGCCAAGGCCCTAGCCGGCGAATGCGGGGCGAGCTTCATCGCCATCAACGGCGGCGAGTTCACTTCGAAGTTCTATGGCGTAGGCGTGCAGAAGGTGAAAGGTGTCTTCGAGCTTGCTCGCAAGAACGCCCCCTGCATCCTCTTCATCGACGAAATCGACGGCATCGCCAAGCGCACGAGCAGCGGGTCCGGCCCGGTGGAGTCCGAATCGAACCGCATCATCAACCAGGTGCTGGTCGAGATGGACGGCTTTGCGTCCAACGAAGGCGTCATTGTGGTCGGCGCCACCAACCTGGCGGAAAACCTGGACGAGGCACTCCTACGCGAAGGCCGCTTTGACCGCCGCGTGACCGTCAGGCACCCGGACGTTCGTGACCGCGCTGAAATCTTCAAGCTGTACGGCAAGAAGCTGAAGCTGCACGGCCCCATGGATTGGGACCAGCTCGCCCGCCTGACGACAGGCTTGTCCCCGGCGACAATTGCCCACATCGTCAATCACGCGGCGATTGTTGCCGGCCGACACGCCAGCAGCGGCGTAGAGATGCACCACTTTGTGGAATCCGTGGAGACCACGCGCATTGGTGAGCTCAACGGCGCCGAACGCGCCTTGAGTGACGAGGAGCGGGCATACATTGCCGTCCACGAGGCTGGACACGCCATTACGGCAGCCGTGCTGAGTTACGGGAACGTGGAGAAGGTGACCATCCTCCCGCGGGGTGGGGCGCTCGGCGTCACCCTGGTGACGCAGGATGAAGACAAGACGCTCATGCTGCGCAGCGACATGGAGAACCACATCGTCATGCTGCTTGGCGGCCGGAATGCCGAGCTCGAGGTCTTCGCGGAGGCCTCGAGCGGGGCGTCCCATGACCTGCAGGAGGCATCAAAGCTGGCGCTGGACATGGTTGGTCGGTACGGGTTCGGCGCCGACGGCTCCCTCTTCAGCCTTGGGGCCCTCCCCGCTCAGCATGCGGCTCAACACGTGACCGCCGCGGTGCGGCAGGCCGACATCCTGCTGAAATCGCTCAGCGAGACCGGAAAAGCGCTGCTTCGTGTGTACAGGGGCGCCTTGGATGCGCTGACGGATGAACTGCTGCGGGACGAGACCGTTGACGGTACCCGGGTCCTTGAACTGGTCCGCCAGGTCAGGGCGACCCGATAG
- a CDS encoding Csu type fimbrial protein: MGCSVSTRPLQFGSYEATSAQPLKTSSSLNVRCLAGALVNVSFGPSETSGSIATRKMKHTSKADTLSYNIYSDSSYSRVWGTVASRQSVPVVLSLLLLGRDIPVFASIAPGQDVSGGQYHDGVTVYIEP; this comes from the coding sequence ATGGGCTGCTCAGTCAGCACCCGCCCACTGCAGTTTGGCAGCTACGAGGCGACAAGCGCGCAGCCCCTGAAAACCTCATCGTCGCTCAACGTCCGGTGCCTGGCGGGAGCACTGGTGAACGTCAGCTTCGGACCATCAGAGACATCCGGGAGCATCGCGACTCGCAAGATGAAGCACACCAGCAAGGCCGACACGCTGAGCTACAACATCTACTCCGACAGCAGCTACTCGCGCGTGTGGGGCACGGTCGCGTCGCGCCAGTCGGTGCCGGTCGTCCTTTCGCTGCTGCTCCTGGGGCGCGACATTCCCGTCTTCGCCAGCATTGCGCCTGGCCAGGACGTGTCGGGCGGCCAATACCATGACGGCGTGACCGTCTACATCGAACCCTGA
- a CDS encoding fimbria/pilus outer membrane usher protein: MAALVLLHAGVRAEVALLDVVLNDSPRGNFNFVFDKGEYFVARSELAKLGIKTVGPESTVDGQVVLPLTGLEGVEAVIDESALEVRLTADTARLGTQEISLASVSPYGLTPAETSFIGNFRVATDTVKPGSPLFYSENSFRHQAWLMQANLYSEDNTWRSSLLRFSRDFPSQMQRLSIGDVPNDGYAGRAMRGVWFGRAFEMKPYFQRVPGLAFTAEAAVPAMADVYVDGIRVRSVAVKPGPLSMSDLNVGAGLHATEVVLRDRAGNVLSRFTDQRYLPSEGLAEGVSDYAVSAGETSGGVGAGPSWGYNLRYARGLSPALTLGGFAQGTAGGAHYTGGQVTAVLGQFGSLSAQLTQASGVAHGQGLVAAFVRQSKHGSVQFQAERYSRGFYGEAVTDPGVRGAARYSATYQATAAAGVVFALTGAKVERMDGKGSQSLSFSVSKRWGALNVTLRGTTGHGPDVSPGVAVSLSYDLGLNQSSGAYVSASRGQVVSGADYSSVGSRQRGLGYRLATQRVGDQQDVRASGQYLHERFSTSFSADASERTGQAGVSVASTVAWTRGDGLRITRPIDGAFAVVDAKLPGVKVMMDNQYMGRTGDDGRLLVPYLTSWAQHGLTLDEQNIPLDYAVESLQRNVSLPDKAGVLLDFKVHLAQALSGRLVSADGVALGSHRVSLASPSDTLRLVTSKDGTFYTDEGPPGLYEGGLVVDGRPCQVSVRIPERKTAFLEIGDVPCTSP, translated from the coding sequence GTGGCGGCACTCGTGCTGCTCCATGCGGGGGTGCGCGCCGAGGTCGCACTGCTCGATGTCGTGCTGAACGACTCGCCGCGCGGCAACTTCAACTTTGTCTTCGACAAGGGGGAATACTTCGTCGCGCGCTCGGAGCTCGCCAAGCTTGGCATCAAGACCGTCGGCCCCGAAAGCACCGTAGATGGCCAAGTCGTGCTTCCTCTGACCGGGCTCGAGGGCGTCGAGGCGGTCATCGACGAAAGCGCCCTGGAAGTTCGGCTCACTGCTGACACGGCGCGTCTAGGCACCCAGGAGATTTCGCTTGCGAGCGTCAGCCCGTACGGGCTCACCCCGGCTGAGACGAGCTTCATCGGCAACTTTCGCGTCGCGACGGACACGGTCAAGCCGGGAAGCCCCTTGTTCTATTCGGAGAACTCGTTTCGCCATCAAGCATGGCTGATGCAGGCCAACCTGTACTCCGAGGACAACACTTGGCGCTCCAGCCTGCTGCGGTTCAGTCGGGACTTCCCAAGCCAGATGCAGCGCTTGAGCATCGGCGATGTACCCAATGACGGCTATGCCGGACGAGCCATGCGCGGCGTTTGGTTCGGGCGCGCCTTCGAGATGAAGCCGTACTTCCAGCGGGTGCCAGGCCTTGCCTTTACGGCCGAGGCGGCCGTGCCCGCGATGGCCGATGTCTACGTGGACGGAATCCGGGTGCGCAGCGTCGCGGTCAAACCCGGACCTTTGTCGATGTCCGACCTCAACGTCGGCGCAGGGCTCCATGCGACGGAGGTCGTGCTGCGTGACCGCGCAGGAAACGTGCTGTCCCGCTTCACGGACCAGCGCTACCTGCCAAGCGAGGGGCTCGCGGAGGGCGTTTCTGATTATGCGGTGTCGGCCGGCGAAACCTCGGGTGGCGTCGGTGCGGGGCCTTCGTGGGGCTACAACCTGCGGTATGCCCGCGGGCTCAGTCCAGCGCTGACGCTTGGCGGGTTCGCCCAGGGGACAGCAGGCGGAGCGCATTACACCGGCGGCCAGGTCACGGCGGTCCTCGGCCAGTTCGGCAGCTTATCCGCGCAGCTGACACAGGCGAGCGGTGTCGCGCACGGCCAGGGCTTGGTCGCCGCCTTCGTCCGTCAATCCAAGCACGGCAGTGTGCAATTCCAAGCCGAGCGCTACTCGCGGGGCTTCTACGGCGAAGCTGTCACCGACCCAGGGGTGCGGGGCGCCGCGCGCTACAGCGCCACCTACCAGGCCACGGCTGCCGCTGGCGTGGTGTTCGCGCTCACCGGGGCCAAGGTCGAACGGATGGACGGCAAGGGGAGCCAAAGCCTGTCTTTCAGCGTTTCAAAGCGGTGGGGCGCCCTGAATGTCACGCTGCGAGGGACCACCGGGCACGGACCGGACGTGTCACCAGGCGTGGCCGTCTCCCTGAGCTACGACCTGGGTCTGAACCAATCGTCCGGTGCCTACGTCTCGGCCTCCCGCGGGCAGGTGGTCTCTGGCGCCGACTACTCAAGCGTCGGCTCGCGACAGCGCGGTCTCGGGTACCGCCTTGCCACCCAGCGGGTCGGTGACCAACAGGACGTGCGTGCCAGTGGCCAGTACCTCCACGAGCGGTTCAGCACTTCCTTCTCTGCCGATGCCTCGGAACGAACCGGGCAAGCGGGGGTTTCGGTGGCGAGCACGGTGGCCTGGACTCGGGGGGACGGATTGCGCATAACGCGGCCCATCGACGGTGCGTTCGCGGTGGTCGACGCGAAGTTGCCTGGTGTCAAGGTCATGATGGACAACCAGTACATGGGTCGCACCGGAGATGATGGTCGTCTCCTGGTGCCATACCTTACGAGTTGGGCCCAGCATGGCCTCACCCTGGACGAACAGAACATTCCCCTGGACTATGCAGTCGAGTCCCTGCAGAGGAACGTCTCTTTGCCGGACAAGGCTGGCGTCCTGCTGGATTTCAAGGTGCACCTTGCTCAAGCCCTCTCCGGAAGGCTGGTGTCCGCCGACGGCGTGGCCTTGGGCAGCCATCGGGTTTCGCTTGCCAGCCCTTCGGACACGCTCCGGCTGGTCACGAGCAAGGACGGCACCTTTTACACAGATGAAGGACCGCCGGGCCTTTATGAAGGCGGTCTTGTGGTGGACGGCCGGCCCTGCCAAGTATCCGTGCGCATCCCGGAACGAAAAACAGCTTTTCTGGAGATTGGGGATGTCCCTTGTACGAGCCCTTAG
- a CDS encoding ATP-binding cassette domain-containing protein, translated as MARVARKQAAPKTCPPLAELLQEVSESVYFNGESPLRLNTDAVRADCPLHLVIGDNGAGKSFLVQVLSAYARSDDCTPLQISMAYRTRAGIERAFMYGSDEDHSTGLNSIGVVRRAISSMQGWGSKAHIALFDEPDTGLSDRYAHPLGALIAQFATAPADGTKGVLIITHSRALVRGALGVLEQGGHEPSVAFVGSRYSSLDQFLGETAPATVEEMLEVEGSAHTTWRCISKMLEPRK; from the coding sequence ATGGCCCGAGTTGCGCGCAAGCAAGCTGCCCCCAAGACCTGCCCGCCGCTGGCTGAACTCCTGCAAGAGGTGTCCGAGTCGGTCTACTTCAACGGCGAAAGCCCGCTCCGCCTGAACACCGATGCGGTCCGCGCAGACTGCCCGCTGCACCTGGTCATCGGAGACAACGGCGCCGGCAAGAGCTTCCTTGTCCAGGTCCTGAGCGCCTACGCGCGGTCCGACGACTGCACGCCCCTCCAGATTTCGATGGCTTACCGCACGCGAGCAGGTATCGAGCGGGCCTTCATGTACGGCTCGGACGAGGACCATAGCACCGGCCTCAACAGCATCGGCGTCGTCAGGCGCGCTATCAGCTCCATGCAAGGCTGGGGCTCGAAGGCGCACATCGCCCTTTTCGACGAGCCAGACACGGGCCTATCGGACCGCTATGCCCATCCGTTGGGAGCGCTCATCGCCCAGTTTGCGACCGCGCCGGCGGATGGCACAAAGGGCGTTCTCATCATCACGCACAGCCGAGCTTTGGTGCGAGGCGCCCTGGGCGTCCTCGAGCAAGGTGGGCACGAGCCATCAGTCGCATTCGTAGGAAGCCGCTACTCGTCGCTTGACCAGTTCCTGGGAGAGACGGCGCCGGCCACCGTCGAGGAGATGCTCGAGGTCGAAGGTAGTGCACATACGACCTGGCGGTGCATCTCCAAAATGCTCGAGCCCCGGAAATAG